In Scomber japonicus isolate fScoJap1 chromosome 7, fScoJap1.pri, whole genome shotgun sequence, one genomic interval encodes:
- the armh1 gene encoding armadillo-like helical domain containing protein 1 translates to MSPHEEQANIGKVLSFLREWDRGDSKVRSHMLNSFLTQNTGKTFYELEQRFAQASSLFLARLTTWVRLTYMLGTFLGPQLKAIRIFLSASSHDQYLMEFLEDGGVLTLLDILNHPQSKEEDKTEALCLLLTVSNAGRKYKEIICESHGVKAIAECLAKSNTDDTQEAAWALLESLSLGNLKYQNKVYKGLIALMACSSPKAQQLVLHTLRTVQSKMKTAHHSIVGPLLNMLRSLHLEVQDEAINLILELMHFDVRPMLLRGLVTMLRPTKEDVQQHQLTEAAEGNKMTGSLSVFVQQAAAAKTIRLLAEESKEVSRELLSIGMIQHLLCILGNREHIDAQIQASLALKLFVQSFPVVKEHVHRVMGSTLYEAFMNKAEALYMNIDETQAAILLSAEVQITEVLDGNNSEG, encoded by the exons ATGTCACCACATGAAGAACAAGCTAACATCGGCAAAGTGCTTAGTTTTCTTCGAGAGTGGGACCGCGGTGACAGCAAGGTCCGCAGCCACATGTTGAACAGCTTTCTGACTCAAAACACCGGGAAGACGTTTTATGAGCTGGAGCAGCGGTTTGCACAGGCTTCCAGCCTCTTTCTGGCTCGACTCACTACATGGGTGAGACTCAC GTATATGCTTGGGACATTCTTGGGACCCCAACTGAAAGCAATCAGGATTTTTCTTTCTGCATCAAGCCA TGATCAGTACCTGATGGAGTTCCTGGAGGATGGAGGCGTTCTCACTCTCCTGGACATCTTGAACCACCCTCAGAGCAAAGAGGAGGACAAGACAGAAGCCCTCTGTCTTCTGCTCACTGTTTCAAATGCTGGACGCAAGTACAAAGAGATTATCTGTGAAAGCCATG GTGTGAAAGCCATTGCAGAGTGCCTGGCCAAATCAAACACAGATGACACCCAAGAGGCAGCTTGGGCCCTGTTAGAGTCCTTGTCCCTTGGAAACCTTAAATACCAAAACAAGGTCTACAAAGGCCTGATCGCCCTTATGGCTTGTAGCTCTCCTAAGGCCCAGCAGCTGGTCCTGCACACTTTACGGACTGTGCAG TCCAAAATGAAGACAGCCCATCACAGCATTGTAGGACCCCTGCTGAATATGCTCAGGTCCCTGCACCTGGAGGTTCAGGATGAAG CTATTAATCTGATTTTAGAGCTCATGCATTTTGATGTAAGGCCGATGTTGCTCAGAGGCCTGGTGACTATGCTGAGACCTACTAAGGAAGACGTACAGCAGCACCAGCTCACAGAAG CGGCTGAGGGCAACAAAATGACTgggtctctgtctgtgtttgtgcaacaagctgcagcagcaaaaacTATACG GTTGTTAGCTGAAGAAAGTAAAGAGGTTTCTCGTGAGCTTCTCTCTATTGGAATGATCCAGCATCTTCTGTGCATTTTGGGCAACAGAGAACACATTGATGCTCAAATACAAGCCAGTCTGGCCTTGAag CTCTTTGTTCAGTCGTTTCCAGTTGTTAAGGAACATGTGCATAGAGTCATGGGCAGTACACTGTATGAAGCCTTCATG AACAAAGCTGAGGCGCTGTACATGAATATAGATGAAACACAAGCAGCGATCCTGCTGTCAGCAGAGGTTCAAATAACTGAAG ttttggaTGGTAACAACTCTGAAGGCTGA
- the mutyh gene encoding adenine DNA glycosylase, which translates to MSRLRSAMQKGKRASQEMAETVKVKSKSTVKKEKTLNAASPSTYHTFSDPADVVLLRSQLLNWYDKDKRELPWRTLAMTEPDLNIRTYAVWVSEIMLQQTQVATVIGYYNKWMKRWPTVHDLAAATLEEVNQMWAGLGYYSRGKRLHEGAQKVVSELKGQMPRTIDSLLKQLPGVGRYTASAIGSIALGQVTGAVDGNVIRVLCRLRAIGADSTSPAVTEALWSLANALVDPERPGDFNQAMMELGARVCTPKGPLCSQCPIQTHCHSYSKVNARQKKSSKKLLAKLDRKTTALPDIEDCMNSETCPLCPSEPWDDELGVQNFPRKPAKKPPRVERTLTCVVIRPGEEGEYKYLLTQRPNKGLLAGLWEFPSLLLEGENSEIKQKKALCAEIRRILGTHLTEGLFQYVGEVVHIFSHIHQTYVVHSVCLKDTDAQTQTENVQWLSRSALQEAAVSTGVKKIVKLCDSLDSQKKQASKDGKRQKHTGLKNEKRQQTSKKPKLSAANGTSRQLSLSSFFKTVKEESC; encoded by the exons ATGAGCAGGTTACGTTCAGCGATGCAGAAAGGCAAGAGAGCCAGTCAGGAAATGGCAGAAACTGTAAAAGTGAAGTCAAAGTCAACCGTGAAAAAAG AGAAAACACTGAACGCTGCTTCACCCTCCACGTACCACACTTTCTCTGATCCTGCTGatgtggtgctgctgaggtCTCAGCTCCTGAACTGGTACGACAAGGACAAGAGAGAGCTGCCATGGAGGACTCTG GCCATGACAGAGCCAGACCTCAACATCAGGACTTATGCAG tgTGGGTTTCAGAAATCATGCTGCAGCAGACCCAGGTTGCCACAGTAATAGGCTACTACAACAAATGGATGAAG CGGTGGCCCACAGTGCATGATCTTGCAGCTGCAACATTAGag GAGGTGAATCAGATGTGGGCGGGCCTGGGCTATTATTCACGAGGAAAAAGACTGCACGAAGGAGCTCAAAAG GTGGTGTCAGAGCTTAAAGGACAGATGCCTCGCACAATTGACAGCCTGCTGAAACAGCTACCTGGAGTGGGACGCTACACTGCTTCAGCTATAGGCTCTATTGCATTGGGCCAG GTTACGGGAGCAGTGGATGGCAATGTGATTCGGGTGCTTTGTCGCCTGAGGGCCATCGGAGCTGACAGCACGAGTCCTGCAGTAACAGAAGCACTTTG GAGTCTGGCTAATGCGCTAGTCGATCCTGAGAGACCGGGGGACTTCAACCAGGCCATGATGGAGCTCGGGGCTCGAGTCTGCACCCCAAAAGGACCCCTGTGCAGCCAGTGTCCCATACAGACTCACTGCCACTCATATTCCAAG gttAATGCCAGACAAAAGAAAAGCTCCAAGAAACTGTTGGCAAAGCTTGACAGGAAGACGACAGCCCTGCCTGATATAGAAGACTGTA tgaaCAGTGAGACATGTCCATTGTGTCCGTCGGAGCCCTGGGACGATGAGTTGGGTGTTCAGAACTTCCCCAGAAAGCCAGCGAAGAAGCCGCCCCGAGTGGAGCGAACTCTGACCTGTGTGGTGATCAGacctggagaggagggagagtaCAAGTACCTGCTCACACAGAGACCAAACAAAG GTTTGCTGGCAGGCTTGTGGGAGTTTCCGAGTCTTCTGCTGGAGGGAGAGAACTCGGAGATTAAACAGAAGAAGGCACTCTGTGCTGAGATCAGAAGGATACTGGGAACCCATTTGACTGAAGGCCTCTTCCAGTATGTGGGAGAG GTGGTGCATATCTTCTCTCACATCCATCAGACATACGTGgttcacagtgtgtgtttgaaggacactgatgcacaaacacagactgaaaaTGTACAGTGGCTCTCTAGATCTGCTCTGCAGGAAGCTGCTGTGTCTACAGGAgtgaaaaag ATTGTGAAGCTCTGTGATTCTCTGGACAGCCAAAAGAAACAGGCCTCTAAG GATGGAAAAAGGCAAAAGCACACTGGACTAAAGAatgagaagagacaacagacCTCAAAAAAGCCCAAACTGAGTGCAGCGAACGGCACTAGCAGGCAGCTTTCCCTCAGCTCCTTCTTCAAGACAGTGAAAGAAGAATCTTGTTAA
- the elovl8b gene encoding ELOVL fatty acid elongase 8b, with translation MASAWESVLSLHQKIVDNGDKRTDPWLLIYSPVPVALIFLVYLCVVWAGPRLMKHREPVDLKVVLIVYNFAMVGLSAYMFYEFLVTSWLSNYSYLCQPVDYSTSPLAVRMAGVCWWFFFSKVIELSDTLFFILRKKNSQLTFLHVYHHGTMIFNWWAGVKYVAGGQSFFIGLVNTFVHIVMYSYYCLAAFGPHMQKYLWWKRYLTSLQLMQFMMFLLHTGYNLFTDCDFPDSMNVVVFGYCVTLIILFSNFYYQSYLSRKKQK, from the exons ATGGCTTCTGCGTGGGAAAGCGTGCTGTCTCTACACCAGAAGATAGTGGACAATGGAG ACAAGAGGACTGACCCGTGGCTGCTGATCTACTCACCCGTCCCTGTGGCACTCATCTTCCTGGTCTACCTCTGTGTGGTCTGGGCCGGCCCTCGTCTGATGAAACACAGGGAACCCGTTGACCTCAAAGTTGTTCTCATTGTTTACAACTTCGCCATGGTCGGCCTGTCTGCCTATATGTTctatgag tTCCTGGTCACTTCGTGGCTCTCAAACTACAGCTACCTCTGTCAGCCTGTAGATTACAGCACCAGCCCACTGGCAGTGAGG ATGGCCGGAGTCTGCTGGTGGTTTTTCTTCTCCAAGGTCATAGAGCTCAGCGACACG CTATTTTTCATCCTGAGGAAGAAGAACAGCCAGCTGACTTTCCTTCATGTCTACCACCATGGCACCATGATCTTCAACTGGTGGGCAGGAGTCAAGTATGTGGCTGGAGGCCAGT CCTTTTTCATCGGCCTGGTCAACACCTTCGTCCACATTGTGATGTATTCTTACTACTGCCTGGCTGCGTTCGGCCCTCACATGCAGAAGTACCTTTGGTGGAAGCGATACCTCACCTCTCTGCAGCTG ATGCAGTTCATGATGTTTCTTCTGCACACGGGTTACAACCTGTTCACGGACTGCGACTTCCCCGACTCCATGAATGTAGTGGTGTTTGGTTACTGTGTCACTCTTATCATCCTTTTCAGTAACTTCTATTATCAGAGCTACCTCAGCAGGAAGAAGCAGAAATAA